The Acidimicrobiia bacterium genome contains the following window.
CGTCACCGATCACCTCGCGGTTGGCGAGCGACTCGACCTCGTCGAGCTGGTCGCGGGTGACGGCCTCGTAGTGGCTGAAGTCGAAGCGCAGCCGGTCGGGCGCGACGAGCGATCCGGCCTGCTTCACGTGCGGGCCGAGCACCTCCCGCAGCGCCCAGTGCAGGACATGGGTCGCGGTGTGGTTGCGGCGGATCGCGTCACGCCGCTCGCCGTCGATGCGCGCTGTCGCGGCGTCGCCCTCGACGACCTCGCCCGACACCAGCTGCGCCTTGTGCGCGGTGAGCCCGGGGAGCGCGTACTGCGTGTCGACGACCCTGAGCAGCGCGCCGTTCGCGGTCTCGATCGTCCCCGTGTCGCCGACCTGGCCGCCCGACTCCGCGTAGAACGGCGTTCGGTCGAGGAAGACCTCGACCGGCCCGGGCACGCCGGGCTCGACGCGTGTCACGCGCTCGCCGTTCGCGACGAGACCGAGCACCTTGGCGCCGCTCGTCTCGTACTCCTGCCGGCCGGTGAACTCGCTCGCGCCGTGGTCGTCGAGCAGCTCGCGGTACACCTCGACGGCCGCGGCCGGCTTCACGCCTTCGGCCTTCTGCGCGTCGCGAGCGCGCTCGCGCTGCTCGCGCATGCGGGTCTCGAAGCCGGCGACGTCGACGGACTTCGCACGCTCCTCCGCGATCTCGCGTGTGAGATCGATCGGGAAGCCGAGCGTGTCGTGGAGGTAGAACGCGTCGTCGCCAGTGACGTTCCCGCGCGCGAGCACGTCGTCGAGATACTCGAGCCCGCGTTGCAGCGTGGTGCGGAAGCGCTCCTCCTCGCGCGTCACGATCCCGAGCACGAGGTCGTGCGCGGCGACGATCTCGGGATACGCGTCGCCCATCACGTCGACCGTCGCGTCGACCATCGCCGGTGTGACGAGGTCGTGGACGCCGAGCAGGTACGCGTGACGGACCGCGCGGCGGATGATGCGCCGGAGCACGTAGCCGCGCTCCTCGTTCGACGGGACCACGCCGTCGGCCACGAGGAACGTCATCGTGCGGCCGTGCTCCGCGAGGATGCGCAGCGAGACGTCCTGCTCGGTGCCCGGGAACCCGCCGTACCTGACGCCGGTGACGCGTTCGGCGGCCGCGATCAGCGGTCGCATGATGTCGGTGTCCCAGACGGTGTCGGCACCCTGCAGGATCGCGAGGCAGCGCTCGAACCCGGCGCCCGTGTCGATGCAGGGCGAAGGCAGCGGAACCTTCCCGTCCGCGCGCTGGTCGAACTGCATGAACACGAGGTTCCACAGCTCGACGTAGCGGTCCTCGTCGGCCGCGGGCCCGCCGCCAGGACCGGCGTCGGGCATGAGGTCGACGAAGATCTCGGAGTTGTAGCCGCACGGCCCGGTGTCGGCCATCTTCCAGAGGTTCGTGTCGTCGCCGAGTCGCTGGATGCGCTCCTCGGAGACCCCGACGACGTCACGCCAGATCGTGGCTGCCTCGTCGTCCGTCTCGTGCACGGTGACCCAGAGACGTTCCGGGTCGAGACCGAAGACGTCGGTCACGAGCTCCCACGCCCACGGGATCGCGTCGGCCTTGAAGTAGTCGCCGAAGCTGAAGTTGCCGAGCATCTCGAAGAACGTGAAGTGCCGGTTGGTGCGGCCGACCTCCTCGAGGTCGTTGTGCTTCCCGCCCGCGCGCACGCACTTCTGCACGGACGCGGCGCGCGTGTACGGCGGCGACTCGTCACCCGTGAAGTACGGCTTGAACGGCACCATGCCCGCGACCGTGAACAGCACGGTCGGGTCGTGCGGGATGAGGCTCGCCGACGGCACGATCGTGTGACCGCGCGCCGCGAAGAAGTCGATGAACGCGCGTCGAAGCTCGGCCGCCGTGCTCACACCCACGGCGTCAAGGCTACCGCCCGGCGCGCGCCCGCCCGACCGGGTCGGTGTGCGTCCGGTTGCGCCACTGCGCGAGCTCGT
Protein-coding sequences here:
- the alaS gene encoding alanine--tRNA ligase, which gives rise to MGVSTAAELRRAFIDFFAARGHTIVPSASLIPHDPTVLFTVAGMVPFKPYFTGDESPPYTRAASVQKCVRAGGKHNDLEEVGRTNRHFTFFEMLGNFSFGDYFKADAIPWAWELVTDVFGLDPERLWVTVHETDDEAATIWRDVVGVSEERIQRLGDDTNLWKMADTGPCGYNSEIFVDLMPDAGPGGGPAADEDRYVELWNLVFMQFDQRADGKVPLPSPCIDTGAGFERCLAILQGADTVWDTDIMRPLIAAAERVTGVRYGGFPGTEQDVSLRILAEHGRTMTFLVADGVVPSNEERGYVLRRIIRRAVRHAYLLGVHDLVTPAMVDATVDVMGDAYPEIVAAHDLVLGIVTREEERFRTTLQRGLEYLDDVLARGNVTGDDAFYLHDTLGFPIDLTREIAEERAKSVDVAGFETRMREQRERARDAQKAEGVKPAAAVEVYRELLDDHGASEFTGRQEYETSGAKVLGLVANGERVTRVEPGVPGPVEVFLDRTPFYAESGGQVGDTGTIETANGALLRVVDTQYALPGLTAHKAQLVSGEVVEGDAATARIDGERRDAIRRNHTATHVLHWALREVLGPHVKQAGSLVAPDRLRFDFSHYEAVTRDQLDEVESLANREVIGDAPVRHYETTKEHAVELGAIAFFGEKYGDIVRVLEAGEHSIELCGGTHVHALGFIGPIKIVSEGSIGSNLRRIEAVTGDVALERIHEEEVELRELADLLKVKPADVPTRVRALLDELRDRGDELKALRVQQATAEASQLAAKAVDHVVALRRDGATNDELRQLALATRDALGSGVVVLTGETADGKKAAIAVAVTKDLVSKGVSAAEIAQPAAKALGGGTSRNAEAVVGGGPKPQAVDDALEVALARAREAVASLG